In Methanobacterium paludis, the following proteins share a genomic window:
- a CDS encoding ferritin family protein, whose protein sequence is MLSKIPIEIGKIKKADLDKEILRAAIIGELDAINLYEELANMTDSEDLKAVLLDVAQEEKTHVGEFQALLLRKDEEQVIELQKGKKEVEELTGTK, encoded by the coding sequence ATGCTGTCAAAAATACCAATAGAAATTGGAAAAATAAAAAAAGCAGATTTAGATAAAGAAATATTAAGAGCAGCCATAATAGGAGAACTTGATGCCATAAATCTTTACGAAGAACTTGCAAATATGACAGATAGTGAGGATCTCAAGGCAGTTCTTTTAGATGTGGCCCAAGAAGAAAAAACCCATGTAGGTGAATTCCAGGCCCTGCTGTTAAGAAAAGATGAAGAACAGGTAATAGAACTACAAAAAGGTAAAAAAGAGGTAGAAGAGTTGACAGGAACTAAATAG
- a CDS encoding DUF5518 domain-containing protein gives MEWKIIGLSAMVNAVLTVVLSLIFFPLSFLGPLTGGFLVSYFSRGYEEYYDKIDEKDGAVLGAISGLVGGLIIGLLFILGFGNISAVMGLIFSKIGTIASNTLITVFILVELSILISFVLGVIGGIIGVICQRINNVC, from the coding sequence ATGGAATGGAAGATTATAGGGTTAAGTGCCATGGTTAATGCTGTTTTAACAGTAGTATTGTCTTTAATCTTTTTCCCTCTCTCTTTTTTAGGCCCACTTACTGGAGGGTTTTTAGTATCCTATTTTAGCAGAGGATACGAAGAGTATTACGATAAAATAGATGAAAAAGATGGAGCTGTTTTAGGGGCAATTTCCGGATTAGTCGGTGGTTTAATCATAGGTTTACTATTCATTTTAGGCTTTGGAAATATAAGTGCCGTTATGGGGTTAATATTCTCTAAAATAGGAACAATAGCAAGCAATACATTAATCACAGTATTTATCCTTGTTGAACTCTCAATACTTATTAGCTTTGTTTTAGGAGTAATAGGAGGAATCATTGGAGTTATTTGTCAAAGAATAAATAATGTGTGTTGA
- a CDS encoding response regulator: MDILIAEGEYKTVSDLKTILERLGIKVVAVVSSGEEAIQKAGDLSLDLILININLKGKMNGVEAANKIADLYKIPIIFLAVFIKNCLIKSLQLPEDAIVLSKPLRQEKLEYCISRVFSDN; the protein is encoded by the coding sequence ATGGATATTCTGATTGCCGAAGGTGAATATAAAACTGTTTCAGATTTAAAAACTATTTTAGAAAGATTAGGCATTAAAGTGGTTGCTGTAGTTTCCAGTGGCGAGGAAGCAATACAAAAAGCAGGAGATCTGAGCCTTGATCTAATTTTAATCAACATAAACTTAAAGGGCAAAATGAACGGTGTGGAAGCTGCAAACAAAATAGCAGATCTTTATAAGATTCCAATTATATTCTTAGCTGTTTTTATTAAAAACTGTCTGATCAAATCGTTACAACTACCAGAAGATGCTATTGTTTTAAGTAAACCTCTAAGGCAGGAAAAGTTAGAATATTGTATTTCAAGAGTTTTTTCAGACAACTAA
- a CDS encoding methanogenesis marker 8 protein — translation MDEHVIEALGKTRIVIRDGKVVEVGEPRINYCPLFDKHRGIKEITSEAAQKNIEFRIKDFGMCTPERKLRMKDFLSFGVSETLGTLLDENIIDCAVIVSEGCGTVIVTEPELVQGMAGRISAFLSTSPITKIIDTIGPENVLNPETAEINQIEGVLKAIKTGYKNIAVSVISAEDSKTLKEIEKKYEGVNIYIFAAHVSGMSKEEAEELFSYADIITGCASKYIKEVGEKRNIFTAGASIPIYGVTESGEKFLKRRIEKIGGLKDKPNAKIPDPLI, via the coding sequence ATGGATGAACATGTTATTGAAGCACTCGGAAAAACAAGGATCGTCATAAGAGATGGGAAAGTTGTTGAGGTAGGAGAACCACGAATTAATTACTGCCCCCTTTTTGATAAACACAGAGGAATTAAGGAGATTACATCTGAAGCTGCACAAAAAAATATAGAATTTAGGATTAAAGATTTTGGAATGTGTACTCCTGAAAGAAAATTGCGCATGAAGGATTTTTTATCATTCGGAGTTTCAGAAACATTAGGAACTCTTCTCGATGAAAATATAATTGATTGTGCAGTTATTGTTAGTGAAGGATGCGGAACAGTGATCGTAACTGAGCCTGAGCTTGTTCAAGGTATGGCAGGTAGAATATCCGCATTTTTAAGCACATCCCCAATCACTAAAATTATAGACACAATTGGACCTGAAAATGTTCTTAATCCTGAAACTGCTGAAATTAATCAGATTGAAGGTGTTTTAAAAGCTATTAAAACAGGTTACAAGAATATTGCAGTTTCAGTTATATCTGCAGAAGACTCAAAAACACTTAAAGAGATTGAAAAAAAGTATGAAGGAGTTAATATTTACATATTCGCTGCACATGTAAGTGGAATGTCCAAAGAGGAAGCAGAAGAGCTATTTAGTTATGCAGATATTATAACAGGCTGTGCATCTAAATATATCAAAGAAGTAGGTGAAAAAAGGAATATTTTCACAGCCGGTGCATCAATACCAATCTATGGAGTTACTGAATCTGGAGAAAAGTTCTTAAAAAGAAGGATTGAAAAAATTGGGGGATTAAAAGATAAACCTAACGCTAAAATACCAGATCCTCTAATTTAA
- a CDS encoding oxidoreductase has product MGNSNLENYEKIFSPGNIGKLEIPNRLVVPAMVTGYANKDGTVNERFISYHKARAEGGWGLIITENYRVNENAGASLNRLGLWNDNQIETHKTLTDTVHKHGAKIAVQIYHAGRQTTKEINGKQPVAPSPIPDPSIGEVPHELTLTEIEEIINQFAEASLRAKKAGFDAIEIHGAHGYLICQFLSPFSNKRTDKYGGNLVNRSRFAVEIVNVVREKVGGDYPLIFRMSVDEMVYGGITIEDSKIIAQKLEKAGVNAIHASVGVGASSQYIVTPASVPHGWTADYAAQIKSVVNIPVITVNHINHPDIAESILKSGRADFVAMGRASLADPELPNKTKAGKISDINLCIGCLQRCIGNVMKGNPVGCLVNPECGREKDLTIKKAPSKKKVLIVGGGVAGMETAIVSAKRGHEVHIYEKNDMLGGQWLLAAMPPGKEEYNSLVTWQKQQIEKLGITVNLNSPVDNGIIQEINPDVLIVAAGSEQVPVNIPVCERENVSYTNDVLAGKTSVGRKVIVIGGGLGGPQTAAHLAVNGHQVTLITKMSEISSKLEPGNRFFLLKLLDEYDVNIKTGTEINEITSDGVIITNENGKETLKGYDSIIISSRLKPVKLETLEKQLKHVKEVITIGDAKEVGDGADAITAGYEAGISL; this is encoded by the coding sequence ATGGGCAATTCAAATCTTGAGAATTATGAAAAAATCTTTTCTCCGGGAAATATTGGAAAATTAGAAATACCCAACAGGTTAGTGGTCCCTGCAATGGTTACAGGGTATGCAAACAAAGACGGTACAGTAAATGAACGTTTTATAAGTTACCATAAAGCCAGAGCCGAAGGTGGATGGGGATTAATAATAACTGAAAATTACAGAGTCAATGAAAACGCAGGAGCCTCCCTTAATCGCCTTGGTTTGTGGAATGATAACCAAATTGAAACCCATAAAACTCTTACAGATACTGTTCACAAACATGGAGCTAAAATTGCCGTTCAGATATATCATGCAGGCAGGCAAACAACAAAAGAGATAAATGGCAAACAGCCAGTTGCACCATCCCCAATTCCAGATCCCTCTATTGGAGAAGTACCACATGAACTCACACTAACGGAAATAGAAGAAATTATTAATCAATTTGCAGAAGCATCTTTAAGGGCCAAAAAAGCAGGTTTTGATGCAATAGAAATTCATGGAGCACATGGATACCTCATATGTCAATTTCTCTCCCCGTTTTCAAACAAAAGAACCGATAAATACGGTGGTAACTTAGTTAATAGGTCACGATTTGCAGTTGAAATAGTTAATGTGGTTAGAGAAAAAGTAGGTGGAGATTATCCTCTAATTTTCCGTATGTCCGTAGATGAAATGGTTTATGGTGGCATTACAATTGAAGATTCCAAGATAATAGCACAGAAACTTGAAAAGGCAGGAGTAAATGCAATTCACGCTTCGGTGGGGGTCGGTGCATCTTCACAGTACATAGTAACTCCAGCTTCAGTTCCCCACGGATGGACAGCAGATTATGCAGCCCAAATAAAATCAGTTGTAAACATCCCTGTAATCACAGTAAACCATATAAACCATCCAGATATCGCAGAATCAATTCTAAAATCTGGAAGAGCAGATTTTGTAGCAATGGGACGGGCTTCTCTTGCAGATCCTGAACTTCCAAACAAAACAAAAGCTGGAAAGATAAGTGATATCAATCTTTGCATAGGTTGTTTACAACGATGTATAGGTAATGTAATGAAAGGAAATCCCGTAGGATGCCTTGTAAACCCTGAATGCGGTCGAGAAAAAGATTTAACCATTAAAAAAGCTCCTTCAAAAAAGAAAGTTCTTATTGTAGGTGGCGGAGTTGCAGGAATGGAAACAGCTATTGTTTCTGCTAAAAGAGGACATGAAGTGCATATTTACGAAAAAAATGACATGCTTGGAGGACAGTGGCTTCTTGCAGCAATGCCTCCAGGAAAAGAAGAGTACAACTCACTTGTAACATGGCAGAAACAACAAATAGAAAAATTAGGAATCACCGTAAATCTAAATTCACCCGTGGATAATGGGATAATTCAGGAAATAAATCCAGATGTTCTGATTGTAGCAGCAGGATCCGAACAAGTTCCAGTTAATATTCCAGTATGTGAACGTGAAAATGTATCTTACACAAATGATGTTCTTGCGGGCAAAACAAGTGTTGGTAGAAAAGTTATTGTGATTGGAGGGGGTTTAGGAGGCCCTCAAACTGCAGCACATCTGGCAGTTAACGGACATCAGGTTACATTAATTACAAAAATGTCTGAGATATCTTCAAAACTTGAACCTGGAAATCGTTTCTTTTTACTTAAATTACTGGATGAGTACGATGTAAATATAAAGACAGGCACTGAGATCAACGAAATAACCTCAGATGGGGTTATTATAACCAATGAAAATGGAAAAGAGACTCTCAAAGGATATGACTCAATTATCATTTCAAGCAGGCTCAAACCAGTTAAACTTGAAACACTTGAAAAACAGCTTAAACATGTAAAAGAGGTAATCACGATTGGAGATGCAAAAGAAGTTGGGGATGGAGCAGATGCAATAACTGCAGGATATGAAGCGGGAATTAGCCTTTAA